The region CCAGTCGAgggttttttctattaaatcgATTAATACGCATCAAACTGATTGAGGAGCAGAGGAAATGAACAGAATGCAATCGAATGAGATAATTAatgtggtggtggtggtggctagaatattattattaactatgtaaatattgattttttaaccaaggttactttatattaattagttccCACTGGTGGGTTTAAtaggttttaaaaattcaatattttttattaaaattacaatcccTATTTATTCCGTTTGTTTgtccaattataattaaaagaataccgtcggaattttttttattatcacttaaatttcttatctcaaattattttacgtaacaaaagaataataatgtaCATTATATAGtacataaataatcattatggACTTCTCCAAcagtatattttctttatatatctGGGGAGAGATgtgcatatttttatgtttatttatttttaatattaagtttgttGACTTTCGTTGAGCCAATCTGGAATTGAAGagttttatctaatttaagtttaacgAGTTACCACCAtcttattttctgaaaatagtaaaaatattaaataaaatatggtaaataataaataaatatcttagatTTTGgcagaaaaataattgacttTTCCGATAAATCTGTGGTGttaaaacaagttaaaaatatattttattagaatcaCCACAtagctataaaattattgtaaaaatagaaaaggaaactcattcatttaatataaaatttgtctacTTTCATAGAACCAAACACCgaatattaactttttcaatatccctttattttaaaaattacggtaaaatattattaataaaatatatagaaaatattctttaataagttaagttaaatattctttaattaattaagttaaataatcaaatatcttGTACGCATCTTTATTTggcaaattagaaaaaaaattgatttttctgaCAAGTCAGTGGTATTAAATCTACTGGTAgctatcttaaaaatttaaaaaatatatattttccttGTCTTTTTTTAAGGTCACaacaaaaactatataattattgtaaaatacagaaaagaaaactttttttatttaaattttgttgactTTGATTGAACAAAATTGGAGTTATATAATAGTCAAATATCTTAGATGTGCCTTTATTTGGCAAATTAgagagaaaaattgatttttttaataaatcagtagTGGTAGTTATCTTAGAAACCTAAAAGTATGTCTCTTTTTAGGGACTTTGCAAAAACTatacaattattgtaaaaaaataagataaagaGAGTAAGGAAAATAATACTGTCTCTTTTGACCGATACTGGTTGAGCCAAACTTgagttttgaattttatttttcaatgtttaaccCTTTgctatcaatatattttaagacctacaatttttaacaaaaaaataatcgaaTATCTTAGATGCATCTTTATTTGACAATAATAGATACCTTAATTATGTCCTAAAAGTGTTTGACTACTACAATTGAAACACACAATTTGCatcagaatttaattttaaattgtaacaacaataattacgTGAAACACCACAACATAAAAATCCCCCAGAAGCTTAAAAAGTTTAGCGTGCAACATGCATGTTTtcgtaaattacattattttaattggaatgTAATCGTCACAAACTAATTACtccgataaataaataacgtaaACCTTAACGactcaattaaacaaattggcAATAAATCATGTATTACATTACAAAATCAACGAGTTTCCTTACAAAACTTGCACGATGCATTCGTTTCATGTTTGTTTGCAATGATTATCGTCACAAAACTAATACGCTCATCCTCCCTAGTTTATTGCTctcattttttcttaaaacaacCGCCATTGCTTATCGTTTTCGTGTTTGCTTAACCCTGCGAAATGTTGCAATATTATCTGACTGCAAATATGATTCAAACAATAGCACGGATTcgtctaattaaaaatggaaatttcgCTGTAGGCTCACATAAACGTTCCGACTCTTTGTTATCTACGATACATAAAATTGATTCAGCGCTTCAGTGCCAGTcctaattaatcatttttgtttgattttattgacacagtttttatttttacacgtCGATAAATAATCGGACACGCTCAATTCGTTTGGTGTTAATCGACGTTCTTGTTTTATCGGCACTGATTACTtaagaatttcaattaatttgcaCTAATAACAGACCGCATGGTTTAAAATAACTTGTGCACATTTTTATGGTGGTCCGATTATCTACTTAACATATAAATGGTACCGTTGAGTAAATCCTGGCGGTTTCGAAACAAACAGCGTTTGTAAAATTTTCGATTGATCTCAATATACCGAGTTCAAGTTTAAACACTAACCGCAAACACGTAGTCAAGGTGTTCCGGCAAGGACTACATGTAAAGTAATCGTGGTTTTACGACCAGGAAACCGCGATCGAgacatatttgaattatagCGAATTTGCGGAAGCTGTGCCGTCGTAAATTTACCCCACCAGTTTGTGTGTGTGGGAAATCAATCGCTTTGTGTTGCATCACCTCGGAtacttattttcttttacGGCGAATTGGTCTACGTGTTTGTTGTCATGGTGCTCAAGAGGTGGATGGTTGAAAAAACACGCTCCCGGCTATGTTTCTATGTGTTTATGCGGCGATTGATTTTAATCGTTGTCGTGAAGTGATCCGGTAAAAGTTAAACAATTGGCAACGATTCGGAGTTTTATCATATTATCTCTGTCACTCACAATCGATGATTGTTAATCAAACAAATGGGAGGTTTAATAATGAagacaaaataacaaaaatactgaatactttattttttatttttacacatgTCTAtaacttttacatttttaaaccgATAAAGATAAACagcaatttacttgctttgaTAATGAAACCCGGACAATAATTGTAATTCACGGTTCAATACTTTTCCTTAAAGCTTTCCAAAATAATCcacaattgttataattacaatttttaattaaaatgtcttttaGGGCCCATCATAAaagctataaaattattgtgaaatgttaaaattagagAAAAGAAAAGTCtttgttttgatttaaaatttattgactttCGTCGAATCAAACTGGTGTtacagaattttatatttttcaatgtttaactCTTtactatacatttattttaagagatacaataaaatatttttaataaaatatatggcaaatattttcaagttaaataaacaaatatcttaTGTACATGTATCTTTATTTACCAAATTAGAAAGAACAATTGACTTTTCTGATAAATCAGTGGTGGGTAGCCATCTTAGAAATTTAATGGTGCCACCACAAAggctataaaattattgtaaaaaggagaagacagagaaaagaaaactcttccttttgatttaaaatttgtcaccTTTCGTCGAACCAAAAGGGGgttttttcaatgtttaaccCTTTActgcacatttattttaaaaggtagagtaaaatataagtttaaaaatcaaattagaaagaaaagtGACTTTTGTAATAAGTCATTGATGTTAGACCCCCTGCAATTTTTCTCTtccttgaaataattatttttcttttaaaattctatttatttttttaattaattacaataaatcattgtttgtctctcaaaacaatttttaaattattataaacattttatcagACTTACTGCTTGTTTTCATAAAGTAAtcttaattgaataaacaaaCTTCAGTATGAGATTTATTGGTAATAACTAACTAACAATTTTTCTagcttttcaaaaaatttatgataaaacttCGATAAATCAAACAAGAATAAAATCGAGCAATCGAGTGAACATAAAGTAAACGATTCCGGTGAAAATTCAATGAATCGCCATAAACTTATATAAactgtaacaaatattttaaaaaaaattgtttaaaatatattcctttcatcctttataaaatatacacaataataattaaaaataaattaataaataattaatataagactaaataaatgtaattaatctaCTTTTTAtagtagttaatttttatatttttttattatttataattataataaatccaatattgctttttcattaaaattatagactGGCtgcagttttttataaaacatattaaattttttaacaaatttcagtATGAAATTTGTTTCCAATAAACAAAGCAATAATAAAATCGAGTAATCGAGTAGAAAGTAGTAAACGATTCCGATGAAAATTCAATGAATTCTCAATAAACCTATGAATAAAcgcaacaaataaatttaaaacattggttacatgattttcattttatttatataaaaaaagtacaataataataataatataatcaataattaaaataaaacaaaagaaatacaattaatttaaatttgcgtCATTCCTAAttacttttacattttaatataatgttattctgttttacttttactatttctaatttaaaaatgttgtaaatataattacttttaatttgagtctgtaaacttaaataaattaccatttttaacataaaacatgAATACTTGTCAATATAATAGTAACTTAATATTTgacttaattttctaattcaatgtttaattttgggTACGTCATGAacggtaaaattattttgtattcctCAATATTTAAAGACTCAAAGAATTCATTATTGTAGTTCCCAAAATAGCAAACAACTGTTTGAGTTTATCACAACTAATTAGCAATTGtaagtacatatttatgtaaattaattttaatatttttataatacaaaataaattcgtaTGGGGGGGACAAGTGACGTATTTGTCACTAAAACGattcttgttaaaaatattgtgtctGTCATTAAACTAAATGTCCCGGTTTTAAGttcgaataaaatatatccatagttgagggtattagatgaactaatccattatatttatctaattcTTTTCAGGACTTCGGTGCTTTTTGTATCAATCACGTTTATCATCCTCATAATTATTTCCCTTGCGTGGTTGATCTTCTACTACGTCCAGAGGTTTAGATATTCCCACGCCAGGGAACGTTTCACAGTAAGTACGAATTGTCTAAGAGTTATTAAAGTGTCGAACCATAAACAATATTGATTAACCTTATCCCAAAAGAAGACGTTTTGCTGCCATAATTGATCAGTCATAATCGATTTAAGCCAATTAAGAATTAACTGACAGACACAAGTTTTGATGGTAACACGGATTGAACAATGACAATGTTACAATTACTTTTTCAGAAAAGACTGAACAGTGCAGCTAAAAAAGCCATCTGCAAGATCCCAACAAGGATGATTAAACCAGGCGACAAGGTAATTTACACTATTATAGATAAGaagtaatacatatttattaaacttgagTACATTTCAAAACCATTTCCGTTGCATTTTAGTTTTCGTTCTGACGTccttaattttactaaacgtGAACGTAAATGAACCTCATGACACAAATTAACGTCGACGTGCTAGTTATTGAGAACCCGTGCACGATTCAAAAATCGTTAAAATCGCCTACAATGATCTCTTCCTTAACAAAGTTGCTCCTTAAAAggtttcatataattattaaatataattataacgaGCTTGatgtagtaaaattaaattgtctgaCCTAGACTAAACACTATTACAGCtaataaaccaattaaatatgtgtaatatTTGACGTGCAAATTTCCTTTGTATGTTATTGAATGTCATTTTATTAAGCATTGTTCAAAACCACCATTTTCCAATAAGAATTTCCCAACACAATCGATCCTTAATTGTCGTTTTAATTGTGtaacacacatttttaattttattgcggAAAAGGAAGTTTTTGTAAGGTCAGACGTAATTAATGGGATTTTTAAAACGAACACGATTCTGGCGTGTGATTTTTACTTATTCGTTGCTTTGCAGGAACTACAGGGAGACCTGGAATGTTGTCCGATTTGTATCGAGGCGTACAAACAGGGTGAGGTGCTCAGGTTGTTGCCTTGTAGGTAAGTTACTGCTGAAAAATAGTTTAGCTAAAgccttaatcaatttttttgtttcgtttCAGCCATGAGTACCACAAAGTGTGCATTGATCCATGGTTACTGGAACACCGTACGTGTCCGATGTGCAAGATGGACATCCTGAAGCATTACGGATTCGTGGTCAGTGCGACAACTTATAACTGAGCCACCTAGCCTAAAAACTACCGCTAGCATCTAGTAGACTAATTTTACCCCCCTTTCTGTGATAATACACCATACTGTATTTTTGTTCCTATTTATTTAGCACCTTAATCGGTGGAGGTAATTCAgtcaagttattttttttttactttctacACGCATGTTTTCCTCTTTGGGTATTTTGTTCTtgcgtttatttatttgactttagttttatattttatttattaaatgcatgttttgtaattagtagtatattattaacaatcgTTCCTGGACGTAACTTGTTTGCTCTTCTTGATCACTTTCCACGTAGGTAGTATGCACAAACCTATTTACTGTTGCAGTATATTAGAAGAACAAAAATGTTGACCAAGGCGCTTAGCatgaatataaatcaattgtaCATAGTTAGAATGAATGTAATTGTAAACTGGACATAAATAAGgtgtaaattatgttttttgtgCCATTAGTGTTCAGATAGTCAAGAAAGTATCATTCAAGTAGTGGAATCTCAAACGTTCAACTTCAGCCAGAACAATCCCATAGGAGAGATCAACACCATAGCAGACATTCAAGAGGTAAGCTTTTAGTTTGTTGGTCGCTGTGGCCGTAACAcgaattgataattatagaCTCAATGTGCAcgataattactttttagcaAGCGTTAGATTTGGCATAGTCCCGACTGATGTAATTGCCCTAATTGGAATTATGTGACATTGGTCGATTGGAATTAGTATTTTCCAGATTGCTGCGAGTCTGATCCGGtggaattacataaaatttcgtTTAAAGCCCAATCCACTTTAACAGAAATTGGCTTAATACTGGCATTGACGTACTGTTACCATTTTGAAGgagattttaatagatttttttaataaaaaatggcaatgattatcaaattatatattaaatacacataatttattgttttcataatcattataatctaaagaatctaaagaatctaaagaatctaaagaatctaaagaatctaaagaatctaaagaatcaaaagaatcaaaagaatctaaagaatctaaagaatctaaagaatctaaagaatctaaaaaatctaaagaatctaaagaatctaaatctaaatattgtaaaataggtGGGCAAAATTGGGAAGCACAACATGACCaataatgaaagaaaatttaaatatgttttttctttCCCTGAAGAAATTACAGCCCCTCAAAGTTAAgtttcagaaattatttttttcttatattttcttaatcttTGGTCCAATCATGTTTAAACTTGGTAtgtattatactaaaatatatgcatgcaattaaatgtaatatattaggGTAGATACTGAGCCTTTTCctccttatattttttattattgaatatattctaactgctcccaaattttggccatctatttttgaaacatctgtatattaatttttttgtcaaaactataatttattacacttttatagtaaaatttttttgctactatttttagtcattttatgaaaggttaattaatgttgtataataaaacataaaagtttaccttcaatatgtttttaaattttacacagttacaatataattatgtgtatatatatataccaattacTCTTTAATTtcctttcattattttcaaacacaaacttaattaattatttccacatttaaaaaatgttaaaataataataaagctaAATAAGCatcaaagaaattataattaccttCAAAGtagacaaatataaaataaaattcagtaaaaaaatattaacttttgatccatattttaatagaggtaattttaattaatgataaagtaataaaactttacgagaaaaaaacaataaattcttcaaatccTTGAATCCTTCACACATGCATATTATTGAACACAGCCAAAATTGTTTGTTGCACATGATTCCAATTATAACTttgctataatttttgtaGGCAAATCACTCAAGTTCGGACGAGGACAGCCGTGCGCCGTCACCAAACGAGATGACACCCAGCATTTCCAGAGATAACCAGTCTCCGAAGCCGAGCAACGAGATCTTCGCTATCAATCCGTCAGCCGATGAACAGTCGTCTTCTCAGGCGTACTACTGACTTCCTTTGGAGACTGAACTTTGATCCGTGGGCATCCGTTTGTTCACTGCGTCattgtttttttcattttttctattaacatATATGGGGGATGTTGTGGTGCATGAAACTTTCGATGTTGTAAACTATGTATTCATGAAACTCCTCTATGTGCATGCTTGACAAATCAGTGTTTAGtacaaatgtatttattacaaatcgaagttaattatagaaaaaccGTGTTAATCTCATGCTTCCAATATGTTTACGCTTGTTCACATCACCAATTAGTTACATTACAATTActttattcacaatttttgCAAACGATCAATTTgacggtaataaattgaacaaattcGAGTCATTTTTAAGTGGATGCCCATGATTGTGATACTGTACTGTATTGAATACTTGATTGTGTTCTGAGTTACTTAATTATGTGATATTTTACCATGTAGGCTTTAGTTAGGAACAATGTAGAAATATCTTGATCAGTATTTGAAAGACTTAGctggtataattaataattaagggAATTCTACTGCAGGATATTTTTACAAGGGcgtttttataatgtatataataggactattttattcttaatgacaatgtactcaatttttttataatttatatttagtttgttttattttttgaaagaattttgtttgctTTCtgggaattttataaaaattgctatctttttttataaaatgtcctGTTTTGGTAGATACCAGTTAAAAGTGCTCAACTTGTTATTTAGGTTAATACGTAATATGTTTTACCAGTTTAAAACCGAAATTGACCAATAGCAaggtttgtaaatatatttttgcataTTGTGGTATAATTActactaaatatattacttaaatggctttgaaaattacaaacaaataagactagtacttaaatattttcaaattgttttatcttcatggtaataataatttgtatgctaaatgtttgtatattaaaaataaaataatcgaattaaaatgaacttttatttaaaaactactcCTATTTTTCAATCAAAGGAAATACAATTGAACAGCTAGAAAATACAGAGTCACCACTTTCGAAGcttgtttaacatttattttcgaataattaataataattaattagttaatatatacttaggataacaacattaaaatctttgtgCCATAATTAGtacatttgatttttaatcgcattcatttgtatttaaactCAGAGTTActtacatatttcaatttaattctttataaataacgcagtttttatatatacataattatatatttttaaataatatatacttacaATAGTAACTTCAAGCTTAATTACTGTCACTGCACACCTTAtcgaaatttttcaaaatgaacTAAATGGCACGAGTTGGGCttcagattaaaaaaatgcacaGCTTACTTGATCGACACAACTTTGTTGTAATCTTTATCCTTCTCTAACActcattaaaatgtatttttctctCTATAACTTTTACAcgaacaaatacaaaattcgaattttgaGTCGCGGAGTATTCAATGTTTGTATATAttacgtttatttaaaaaatgtgataaaaatcATTCTTGAACAAACGCTTGAGGGATGTCATAAGTACATATTAtagtaagaaattaatattattatagattagaaaaaatctttccaagaaaaatttttaaaaactttgtgTCAGTTCAgaacaaaatttctttataaatttgataacaaAGAATCCAATCCTTAAGTCGTTTAAGACTGTTccaaaatttgtacatttgtttttaatcccattaattttagttgatttaaacatttgaaCTGATTCtgtaattttgtgattatgtTGTGCAAACttacttttattaagattCTTGACTGTTGTTGTTGACTTTGCTGGTTGGTACTCATGTAAGTTTTCTGGGTGTTCTGTGGGTTTTCTATGGCTAGTTTTTCCGACTTAACCTACAAATTGCGTTAACCTCACGTTGTAGTAAACAACATGgtttcaa is a window of Aethina tumida isolate Nest 87 chromosome 7, icAetTumi1.1, whole genome shotgun sequence DNA encoding:
- the LOC109597964 gene encoding protein goliath, whose protein sequence is MMRWDLALTVTAILSAAKASPVPEEWSATSPFSQFAPDDEGRFNDVYTSAFLNVSYHDNRGFHTDKTEVGRYGGGPIGPMFGRIVHVGSQRDRDDHTGCVLPLRDSNRDALPLSGEPWIALVKRGKCSFETKVENAFHSEAAGILIYNDRDSSQLDKLSLSTESFRNISAVFIFKWKGDELARLVRLHDEVMVYITVAGQTVSRSASINRTSVLFVSITFIILIIISLAWLIFYYVQRFRYSHARERFTKRLNSAAKKAICKIPTRMIKPGDKELQGDLECCPICIEAYKQGEVLRLLPCSHEYHKVCIDPWLLEHRTCPMCKMDILKHYGFVCSDSQESIIQVVESQTFNFSQNNPIGEINTIADIQEANHSSSDEDSRAPSPNEMTPSISRDNQSPKPSNEIFAINPSADEQSSSQAYY